A genomic window from Pseudomonas leptonychotis includes:
- a CDS encoding Hpt domain-containing protein → MGDRHDYVALEWVKGEIAETLKQARQALEAFVENPQDATRMRFCQTYVHQVLGTLQMVEFFGAALLAEEMEQLAGALIDGRVTNQGEALEVLMQSILQLPVYLDRIQTARRDLPMVVLPLLNDLRAARGEKLLSETSLFAPDMSGRTPVLPSESLDQLRTAELPGLLRKLRQMLQVALVGVIRNQDLPTNLGYMARVFARLENLCKDSPLGPLWQIASGVVEGLANGSVANGSSVRTLLRQVDKELKRLLEQGADGLNQAAPDELSKNLLFYVAKSSAQSPRVRSLRDQYRLDDALPDNDVVDEERARLAGPDRDAMRSVVAALCEELVRVKDSLDLFVRSDRTQVADLDALAGPLKQIADTLAVLGFSQPRKVIVDQLDVINALAKGQGEPSDAVLMDVAGALLYVEATLAGMVGPAQDGGREESHLPTTDVAQIHQLVIKEARNGLEQAKDAIIEFIASQWNHEHLARVPELLTQVRGGLAMIPLQRAADLLNACNRYIQEQLLARKAVPNWQNLDTLADAITSVEYYLERLAEDHATQGDLILDVAEESLENLGYPLKEKPSILDWVAPPVESFAPLADPLDDMEVLSAEPEPEPEPEPEAEIEPSSEPLDDESMSVDLAEDFSAEFTDLDSTVIEAAPSDAEWSNEVPSADLDQADFNIDLADVDALPQAENPHAQPFAGEELQLGSFELDENDSPANWNEAEMAALELPEVELPSAPLTEESVQPVAEKPLSMADVMAAPVQAINPPAHDVPPSLLPPPADEEPIDEELLEVFTEEVGEVLETIGEYFPQWCADTENKDALSEIRRAFHTLKGSGRMVRALVIGELGWSIENLLNRVLDRSIQPGAEVQQVIADVVALMPSLVDEFANKAQRQRDDVDHLAATAHALAKGRTLPKPEAPVELVAEPEGLPAATAQSDEDDEGLDPQLLEIFRNEAEMHLDTLVSFLADCAQELPQPVTDDLQRALHTLKGSASMAGILPVAEIASPLEKLVKEFKANLIPMDLAEAELLSSAEKLFRLGLEQLESQPLGVLPGAAEFLERVHKLHSDRLEHAENSRQDGQGEKRDPQMISIFLAEGMDILLDAEDLLRKWREHPSERQELTSLLDELTTLGRGAEMADLPQIDELCEALLDLYGAVEEGRLAVSERFFSEAEQAHEALIGMMDQVAAGLQVSAAPERVTALRNLMMEALDPNTLALLSNNGAAGIEVVELTDATAALEELSLAEPDEVIEPLPFDAPPVDQLPESIEPVSEALIEPPAASLYESLDEEMVSIFLEEAVDILESAGQALERWLGDPDNKAALSSLQRDLHTLKGGARMAEIRPIGDLAHELESLYEGLVDRRYSFSQPLASLLQQSHDSLAQLLEQLQARVAMPSPVALIEAIRSFRQSGGQSLPVSTANAEPVAEAEAEAEAEAEAEAEAEAEAEAEAEAEAEAEAEALPMIESLDLVEPESEALEEIEEEIDFGILADVPQEPLDQAPLATEPLEMEAVELPAGELDEQPLSDSATEHEIEPAAVPAIEPEPMAVNAPAVLDDDRDPELVEIFLEEGFDIIDSAGAALQRWMGDVHNSLELESLQRDLHTLKGGARMAEIREIGDLAHELEFLYEGLGQGRLRASQDLFTLLQACHDNLAEMLEAVRDKRDVPSGDALIETIKRFRANPDEQLSMPSAVALKAAVENQDDDAESEILDIFLEEGDDLLEAMEVAIGRLEADREDPNAIDDMLRILHTLKGGARLAGQKNLGDLTHSLEQLLTEAQTQGAPWPQSLFVDVQSGFEGLQQELDGLRQRLNDSMVADEAPASHASAPEPTARLPELSSPIVAASAMPKQELVAKVLPFVRRAQEAALEAASRRAPQELVKVPAELLEGLVNLAGETSIFRGRVEQQVSDFGFTLSEMEATIDRVRDQLRRLDTETQAQILSRIEAEAERMGYEDFDPLEMDRHSQLQQLSRALFESASDLLDLKETLAARNRDAETLLLQQARVNSELQEGLMRTRMVPFDRLVPRLRRIVRQISGELGKQVEFIVGNADGEMDRTVLERIVAPLEHMLRNAVDHGIEAADVRRAAGKPEQGTIRLALGREGGDIVLTLADDGGGIRLDAVKRKAIERGLMDADSDLTDYEVLQFILEAGFSTAEKVTQISGRGVGMDVVHSEVKQLGGSMSIESNPGTGTTFTIRLPFTVSVNRALMVLSGEDLYAIPLNTIEGIVRVSPYELEAYYAPDAPRFEYAGQSYELRYLGDLLNNGQQPKLVGQSLPLPVILVRSKEHAVAVQVDSLAGSREIVVKSLGPQFAGVHGISGATILGDGRVVVILDLLATIRVLHAHLLNQLQPRLLKQSATAAEIEADRPTLVMVVDDSVTVRKVTSRLLERNGMNVLTAKDGVDAISQLQERKPDIMLLDIEMPRMDGFEVATLVRHDEGLKDLPIIMITSRTGEKHRERAMSIGVNEYLGKPYQESLLLETIQQLVGRRPVSRT, encoded by the coding sequence ATGGGTGATCGGCACGATTATGTCGCCCTGGAATGGGTTAAAGGCGAGATCGCGGAAACCCTGAAACAGGCGCGTCAAGCGTTGGAGGCGTTCGTTGAGAACCCCCAGGATGCTACGCGCATGCGTTTCTGCCAGACCTATGTGCATCAGGTGCTCGGCACCCTGCAGATGGTCGAGTTTTTCGGTGCGGCATTGCTAGCTGAGGAAATGGAGCAGCTGGCTGGCGCCTTGATCGACGGCCGGGTGACTAACCAGGGTGAAGCCCTGGAAGTGCTGATGCAGTCGATTCTGCAGCTGCCGGTGTACCTCGATCGCATCCAAACTGCCCGCCGCGACCTGCCAATGGTCGTGCTGCCACTGCTCAACGACCTGCGTGCTGCTCGCGGGGAAAAGCTGCTCTCTGAAACCAGTCTGTTTGCTCCGGATATGTCCGGGCGCACCCCCGTGTTGCCGAGTGAGTCACTTGATCAGCTGCGTACAGCTGAATTACCCGGCTTGCTGCGCAAGTTGCGGCAAATGCTGCAAGTGGCGCTGGTTGGGGTGATCCGTAATCAAGATCTGCCAACGAATCTTGGCTATATGGCACGCGTATTTGCGCGCCTGGAAAACCTGTGTAAAGACTCCCCTCTAGGTCCGCTGTGGCAGATCGCTTCGGGTGTCGTTGAAGGGCTAGCGAACGGTAGCGTGGCCAATGGCTCCTCAGTCCGTACCTTGTTACGTCAGGTGGATAAAGAGCTTAAGCGTCTACTTGAGCAGGGCGCGGATGGTCTCAACCAAGCTGCTCCGGACGAGCTGAGCAAGAATCTGTTGTTCTACGTTGCCAAGTCCTCGGCGCAGTCGCCGCGGGTACGCAGCCTGCGTGACCAATACCGCCTTGATGATGCACTGCCGGACAACGATGTTGTCGATGAAGAGCGTGCCCGTTTGGCCGGTCCTGATCGCGATGCCATGCGCTCTGTGGTCGCCGCACTGTGTGAAGAGCTTGTGCGGGTCAAGGACAGTCTCGACCTGTTCGTGCGTAGTGATCGTACCCAGGTCGCTGATCTGGACGCGCTCGCTGGGCCGCTTAAGCAGATTGCCGACACTCTGGCCGTGCTTGGTTTTAGTCAGCCGCGCAAAGTCATTGTCGACCAGCTCGATGTTATCAATGCTCTGGCCAAGGGCCAGGGTGAGCCGAGTGATGCGGTGCTGATGGATGTGGCCGGCGCTCTGCTGTACGTCGAAGCCACCTTGGCTGGCATGGTCGGTCCCGCGCAGGACGGCGGCCGCGAAGAAAGTCATCTGCCCACCACTGATGTGGCGCAAATTCACCAGTTGGTAATCAAAGAAGCACGCAATGGCCTGGAACAGGCCAAAGACGCGATCATCGAATTTATTGCTTCGCAGTGGAACCACGAGCACCTGGCCCGCGTGCCTGAGTTGCTGACTCAGGTGCGTGGCGGCTTGGCGATGATTCCGCTGCAGCGCGCTGCCGATCTGTTGAATGCCTGCAACCGCTATATCCAAGAACAACTGCTGGCCCGCAAGGCCGTGCCCAACTGGCAGAACCTCGACACGTTGGCGGATGCCATTACCAGCGTCGAGTACTACCTCGAACGACTGGCCGAAGACCATGCCACTCAGGGCGACCTGATTCTCGATGTGGCCGAAGAAAGCCTGGAGAACCTGGGCTACCCGCTGAAAGAGAAGCCGTCGATTCTGGACTGGGTCGCGCCCCCTGTGGAGTCTTTCGCGCCATTGGCTGATCCGCTCGACGACATGGAAGTGCTAAGCGCGGAACCGGAACCGGAACCGGAACCGGAACCGGAGGCCGAGATTGAGCCGAGCTCGGAGCCGCTTGACGACGAGTCGATGAGCGTAGACCTAGCAGAAGATTTCAGCGCTGAGTTTACCGACCTGGATTCGACCGTAATTGAAGCGGCGCCCAGCGACGCTGAGTGGTCGAATGAAGTGCCCTCTGCCGATCTTGATCAAGCCGATTTTAATATCGACCTGGCCGACGTCGACGCGTTGCCACAAGCTGAGAACCCGCACGCGCAACCCTTTGCTGGTGAAGAGCTGCAACTCGGTAGCTTTGAGCTGGATGAAAACGACAGCCCAGCCAACTGGAATGAAGCCGAGATGGCTGCGCTCGAGTTGCCTGAGGTGGAGTTACCCAGTGCCCCGCTGACTGAAGAGTCCGTGCAGCCGGTTGCGGAAAAGCCCCTGTCGATGGCCGACGTAATGGCTGCGCCGGTGCAGGCCATCAACCCGCCGGCTCATGATGTACCGCCTAGCCTGCTGCCACCACCGGCTGATGAAGAGCCGATTGATGAAGAGCTGTTGGAAGTCTTTACCGAAGAAGTTGGCGAAGTACTCGAAACCATTGGCGAGTATTTCCCGCAGTGGTGCGCCGACACTGAGAATAAGGACGCTCTAAGCGAAATCCGCCGTGCTTTCCACACCCTTAAGGGCAGTGGGCGCATGGTTCGCGCTCTGGTTATTGGTGAGCTGGGCTGGTCAATCGAGAACCTACTCAACCGCGTGCTCGACCGTAGCATTCAGCCCGGTGCAGAGGTGCAACAGGTTATCGCTGATGTCGTAGCGCTGATGCCCTCCCTGGTCGATGAATTTGCTAATAAAGCGCAGCGTCAACGCGACGATGTTGATCATCTGGCGGCGACAGCCCACGCCCTCGCTAAAGGTCGAACCCTCCCAAAACCTGAAGCCCCGGTTGAGCTGGTAGCAGAGCCCGAGGGCTTGCCAGCTGCTACCGCCCAGAGCGATGAGGACGACGAAGGTCTGGACCCGCAATTGCTGGAAATTTTCCGTAATGAAGCGGAAATGCACCTCGATACCTTGGTCAGCTTCCTCGCGGACTGTGCCCAGGAGTTGCCGCAGCCGGTTACCGATGACCTCCAGCGCGCCTTGCACACGCTCAAAGGCAGTGCCTCGATGGCCGGTATTCTGCCTGTGGCAGAGATCGCGTCGCCGCTGGAAAAACTGGTCAAGGAATTCAAAGCCAACCTGATTCCGATGGACCTTGCCGAAGCTGAGCTGCTGAGCAGCGCCGAAAAACTCTTCCGTTTAGGTCTGGAGCAGTTGGAAAGTCAGCCATTGGGCGTGCTTCCGGGTGCTGCTGAGTTTCTTGAGCGCGTGCACAAGCTGCACAGCGATCGTCTTGAGCATGCCGAGAACAGCCGCCAAGACGGGCAGGGTGAGAAGCGCGATCCGCAGATGATCAGCATCTTCTTGGCTGAAGGCATGGATATCCTGCTGGATGCCGAAGATCTGCTGCGTAAGTGGCGTGAGCACCCGTCGGAACGTCAGGAACTCACTTCGCTGCTGGATGAGCTGACCACGCTTGGCCGTGGCGCCGAGATGGCAGATCTGCCGCAAATTGATGAGCTTTGCGAAGCCTTGCTTGACCTCTATGGTGCGGTTGAAGAAGGCCGTTTAGCTGTCAGTGAGCGCTTTTTCAGCGAAGCCGAACAAGCTCACGAAGCCCTCATCGGCATGATGGATCAGGTCGCTGCTGGCTTGCAGGTGAGCGCTGCTCCTGAGCGTGTGACAGCCCTGCGTAACTTGATGATGGAGGCGCTGGACCCTAATACTCTGGCGCTGTTGTCTAACAACGGTGCTGCCGGTATCGAGGTTGTTGAGCTGACTGACGCCACTGCTGCGCTGGAAGAACTTAGTCTGGCTGAGCCGGATGAAGTGATCGAGCCGTTGCCGTTCGACGCGCCGCCAGTCGACCAGCTGCCTGAGTCTATTGAGCCCGTCAGCGAGGCGCTGATTGAGCCGCCAGCTGCTTCGCTGTACGAATCGCTCGACGAAGAAATGGTATCGATCTTCCTCGAAGAAGCGGTCGATATTCTTGAGAGTGCAGGTCAGGCGCTGGAACGCTGGTTGGGCGATCCGGACAACAAGGCCGCGCTGTCCTCGTTACAGCGCGACTTGCACACCCTCAAAGGTGGTGCACGCATGGCCGAGATTCGCCCGATTGGTGATCTCGCTCATGAGCTCGAATCGTTGTATGAAGGTCTGGTTGATCGCCGTTACAGCTTCTCGCAGCCGCTGGCGAGTTTGCTGCAGCAAAGCCATGACAGTTTGGCCCAGCTTTTAGAGCAGTTGCAGGCGCGCGTGGCCATGCCCTCGCCGGTGGCGCTGATCGAGGCCATTCGTAGCTTCCGCCAAAGTGGTGGGCAGAGCTTGCCAGTAAGTACTGCGAACGCAGAGCCTGTTGCCGAAGCCGAAGCCGAAGCCGAAGCCGAAGCCGAAGCCGAAGCCGAAGCCGAAGCCGAAGCCGAAGCCGAAGCCGAAGCCGAAGCCGAAGCCGAAGCCGAAGCCCTGCCGATGATCGAGTCGCTTGATCTGGTAGAGCCTGAGTCAGAAGCACTGGAAGAGATTGAAGAAGAGATCGATTTTGGCATTCTGGCGGATGTGCCGCAGGAGCCACTGGATCAAGCTCCGTTGGCGACGGAGCCGTTAGAAATGGAGGCGGTCGAGTTGCCTGCTGGCGAGCTCGACGAGCAACCGCTGAGCGACTCGGCTACTGAACACGAGATCGAGCCAGCTGCGGTTCCGGCCATTGAGCCTGAGCCGATGGCGGTTAACGCTCCCGCCGTACTTGATGACGACCGCGATCCTGAATTGGTGGAAATCTTCCTTGAGGAAGGCTTCGATATCATCGACAGCGCCGGTGCAGCCTTGCAGCGCTGGATGGGCGACGTCCATAACAGCCTTGAGCTGGAATCGTTACAGCGTGATCTGCACACCCTCAAGGGTGGTGCGCGCATGGCCGAAATCCGCGAAATTGGCGACTTGGCTCACGAGTTAGAATTCCTCTACGAAGGACTTGGGCAAGGGCGTTTGCGGGCTAGCCAGGATCTGTTCACCTTGCTTCAGGCCTGCCACGACAACCTCGCCGAGATGCTTGAGGCGGTGCGCGACAAACGCGACGTCCCCAGTGGCGATGCGTTGATCGAAACAATCAAACGCTTTCGCGCCAACCCCGATGAGCAGTTGAGCATGCCCTCCGCCGTGGCGCTCAAGGCTGCTGTCGAGAACCAGGATGACGATGCCGAGTCCGAGATTCTCGATATCTTCCTCGAAGAGGGTGACGACCTGCTGGAGGCAATGGAAGTCGCCATCGGCCGCTTGGAAGCTGATCGCGAAGACCCTAATGCCATTGATGACATGCTGCGCATCCTGCACACCCTCAAGGGCGGAGCCCGGCTGGCTGGACAGAAAAACCTGGGTGATCTGACTCACAGCCTCGAACAACTCCTGACTGAAGCGCAGACCCAAGGTGCGCCTTGGCCACAAAGCCTGTTTGTCGATGTGCAGTCGGGTTTCGAAGGTTTGCAGCAGGAGCTCGATGGCCTGCGTCAACGCCTGAACGACAGCATGGTCGCGGATGAAGCACCGGCCAGTCACGCCAGTGCGCCAGAGCCGACGGCACGTCTGCCGGAACTGAGCTCACCTATTGTCGCGGCCAGCGCCATGCCCAAGCAGGAGCTGGTGGCCAAGGTCTTGCCGTTTGTGCGTCGCGCTCAAGAAGCTGCCTTGGAAGCAGCATCCCGTCGCGCGCCACAGGAGCTGGTCAAGGTGCCGGCCGAATTGCTTGAAGGCCTGGTTAACCTGGCCGGTGAGACCTCGATTTTCCGTGGTCGGGTCGAACAGCAGGTCAGTGACTTCGGTTTCACCCTGAGTGAGATGGAAGCCACCATTGACCGTGTGCGCGATCAGCTGCGCCGCCTGGATACCGAAACCCAAGCGCAAATCCTCAGCCGTATCGAGGCCGAAGCCGAGCGTATGGGTTATGAGGATTTCGACCCGCTGGAGATGGACCGTCACTCGCAGTTGCAGCAGCTCTCGCGCGCACTGTTTGAGTCGGCGTCCGACTTGCTTGACCTGAAGGAAACCTTGGCCGCGCGTAACCGCGATGCGGAAACCCTGTTGCTGCAACAGGCGCGGGTCAACTCAGAGTTGCAGGAAGGCCTGATGCGTACGCGCATGGTGCCTTTTGACCGCTTGGTGCCGCGTTTGCGTCGTATCGTGCGGCAAATTTCCGGCGAGCTGGGCAAGCAGGTTGAGTTCATCGTCGGCAACGCCGACGGTGAAATGGACCGTACCGTACTCGAACGTATCGTCGCGCCGCTGGAGCACATGCTGCGCAACGCGGTCGATCACGGCATTGAAGCTGCTGATGTGCGTCGTGCCGCCGGCAAGCCAGAGCAGGGCACCATCCGCTTGGCATTGGGCCGTGAGGGCGGCGATATCGTCCTGACCCTTGCCGACGACGGCGGTGGTATTCGTTTGGACGCGGTGAAGCGCAAAGCCATCGAGCGTGGCTTGATGGATGCCGACTCCGACCTGACCGACTACGAAGTGCTGCAATTTATTCTTGAAGCAGGGTTCTCCACCGCTGAGAAGGTTACGCAGATTTCCGGGCGTGGCGTGGGCATGGATGTGGTCCACTCCGAGGTCAAGCAGCTCGGTGGCTCGATGAGCATCGAGTCGAATCCGGGCACTGGCACCACCTTTACCATTCGCCTGCCGTTCACCGTATCGGTCAACCGCGCACTGATGGTGCTGTCGGGTGAAGACCTCTACGCCATTCCTTTGAACACCATCGAAGGTATCGTGCGAGTTTCCCCGTACGAGCTGGAAGCCTATTACGCACCGGATGCGCCGCGCTTCGAGTACGCCGGGCAGAGCTATGAATTGCGTTACTTGGGCGACCTGTTGAACAACGGTCAACAACCCAAGCTGGTCGGCCAAAGCCTGCCGCTGCCGGTGATTCTGGTGCGCTCCAAAGAGCACGCCGTAGCCGTGCAAGTCGACTCCCTGGCGGGTTCGCGCGAAATCGTGGTGAAGAGCCTCGGCCCGCAGTTCGCCGGGGTTCACGGAATTTCCGGTGCAACCATCCTCGGTGATGGTCGCGTGGTGGTGATCCTCGATCTGCTGGCAACCATTCGCGTGTTGCATGCGCATTTACTCAACCAACTGCAACCGCGCCTCCTCAAACAGTCGGCGACAGCGGCAGAGATTGAAGCGGATCGGCCGACCCTGGTCATGGTGGTCGATGATTCGGTCACCGTGCGTAAGGTCACCAGCCGTCTATTGGAACGTAACGGTATGAACGTATTGACGGCCAAGGACGGTGTGGATGCCATCTCGCAACTGCAGGAACGCAAGCCCGACATCATGTTGCTGGACATCGAAATGCCGCGCATGGATGGCTTCGAAGTCGCAACCTTGGTCCGCCATGACGAAGGTCTTAAAGACCTACCGATCATCATGATCACCTCGCGTACCGGTGAGAAACACCGGGAGCGAGCCATGAGCATTGGTGTCAACGAGTACCTTGGTAAGCCCTACCAGGAGTCTTTGTTGCTCGAAACGATTCAGCAACTGGTGGGCCGTCGCCCGGTAAGCCGCACATGA
- a CDS encoding protein-glutamate O-methyltransferase — MQSGVWALQPLADMTATEFRDWQVLLEERTGVVLNERRRAFLQTNLSARMRELGVMDYAAYYRQVTDGPRGAVEWSTLLDRLTVQETRFFRHRPSFDVLESYLRGRLQQGVTQPWELWSVGCASGEEPYSLAISAAEVLRESEHPDHFGVTGTDISLNALSKARDGQYGARRLEQLEADLCQRYFLAQDDGRFKVVPNLAARVCCARLNVLELAKAPMSGMDVIFCQNLLIYFRRWRRREILNRLAERLVPGGLLVVGVGEVAGWQHPELIPVADERVLAFTRKG; from the coding sequence ATGCAGTCAGGCGTCTGGGCCTTGCAGCCTCTAGCAGATATGACAGCCACGGAATTCCGTGACTGGCAGGTGCTGCTAGAGGAGCGTACCGGGGTCGTTCTCAATGAGCGGCGGCGAGCGTTTTTGCAAACCAATCTAAGTGCACGGATGCGCGAGCTAGGCGTTATGGATTACGCCGCGTATTACCGGCAGGTCACCGATGGTCCCCGCGGCGCGGTGGAATGGTCGACCCTGTTGGACCGGCTGACTGTGCAGGAAACCCGTTTTTTTCGTCACCGCCCATCCTTTGATGTGCTCGAGAGCTATTTGCGTGGGCGATTGCAGCAAGGGGTGACGCAGCCATGGGAGCTATGGAGCGTGGGGTGCGCCAGTGGTGAAGAGCCATATTCACTGGCGATCAGCGCTGCCGAGGTTTTACGTGAAAGCGAGCATCCGGATCACTTCGGGGTAACAGGCACGGATATCAGCCTGAACGCCCTGAGTAAGGCGCGTGATGGCCAATATGGTGCGCGTCGCCTTGAGCAGTTGGAAGCCGATTTGTGCCAGCGTTATTTCCTGGCTCAGGACGATGGACGCTTCAAAGTGGTGCCGAATTTGGCTGCGCGGGTGTGTTGCGCCCGACTTAATGTGCTGGAGCTGGCCAAGGCACCTATGTCCGGAATGGACGTTATTTTTTGTCAGAACTTGTTGATCTATTTTCGTCGCTGGCGTCGCCGCGAGATCCTCAACCGCCTGGCCGAGCGCTTGGTGCCCGGAGGACTGCTGGTGGTGGGAGTGGGCGAAGTAGCAGGTTGGCAGCATCCGGAGTTAATCCCGGTGGCCGACGAGCGAGTACTGGCGTTTACCCGCAAGGGATAA
- a CDS encoding methyl-accepting chemotaxis protein — MKKLNAGNLLAGARSSTLIAGLFIVLIVSIVLLFANFAYINTQSNYDTEYIGHAGELRVLSQRIAKNSTEAAAGTAEAFGLLRDARNDFQARWGYLTDGNEETGLPAAPESLQPQIAVVQQDWDTLRQNTDAILANEQTVLSLHQVAATLAETIPQLQVEYEEVVDILLESGAPAAQVSVAQRQSLLAERILGSVNKVLAGDQDSVQAADMFGRDASLFGRVLSAMLEGNAAMEIAQVSDEEALERLAEISELFEFVSGSVDEILETSPELFQVRESANVIFTVSQTLLDKASNLAVGFDDLATGRAINTLIGYVLGALALGSIILIGLVMVRETNRRLASTAEKNERNQAAILRLLDEIADLADGDLTVAATVTEDFTGAIADSINYSIDQLRDLVATINLTAVQVAGAAQETQATAMHLAEASEHQAQEIAGASAAINEMAVSIDQVSANASESSAVAERSVAIANKGNEVVHNTITGMDNIREQIQDTSKRIKRLGESSQEIGDIVSLINDIADQTNILALNAAIQASMAGDAGRGFAVVADEVQRLAERSSAATKQIEALVKTIQTDTNEAVISMEQTTSEVVRGARLAQDAGVALEEIEKVSKTLAALIQNISNAARQQASSAGHISNTMNVIQEITSQTSSGTTATAKSIGNLAKMASEMRKSVSGFTLPGGEQA; from the coding sequence ATGAAAAAACTAAATGCAGGTAATTTGTTAGCAGGTGCGCGCAGTAGCACATTGATCGCTGGGCTGTTTATCGTCCTGATTGTTTCGATCGTGCTGTTGTTCGCCAACTTCGCCTACATCAACACCCAGTCCAACTACGACACGGAGTACATCGGCCACGCCGGTGAGCTGCGCGTACTGTCCCAGCGTATCGCGAAAAACTCCACCGAAGCGGCGGCCGGTACGGCTGAAGCGTTCGGTTTGTTGCGTGATGCACGTAACGATTTCCAGGCGCGTTGGGGTTATCTGACCGACGGTAACGAGGAAACCGGGCTGCCCGCAGCACCGGAATCCTTGCAGCCTCAGATTGCTGTTGTGCAGCAAGATTGGGATACGTTGCGGCAGAACACCGACGCCATCTTGGCCAACGAACAGACTGTACTGTCGTTGCACCAGGTAGCGGCCACGCTTGCGGAAACTATTCCGCAGCTGCAGGTCGAGTACGAGGAAGTGGTCGATATTCTGCTGGAAAGCGGCGCGCCGGCAGCTCAAGTATCGGTTGCTCAGCGTCAATCCTTGCTGGCAGAACGTATCTTGGGCTCGGTAAACAAGGTACTGGCCGGTGACCAGGATTCGGTGCAAGCCGCCGACATGTTCGGTCGTGATGCCAGTCTGTTCGGTCGTGTATTGAGCGCGATGCTCGAAGGCAATGCCGCCATGGAAATCGCTCAGGTGAGCGATGAGGAAGCGCTTGAGCGTTTGGCGGAAATTTCCGAACTGTTCGAGTTCGTATCCGGTTCGGTGGACGAGATTCTCGAAACCTCACCTGAATTGTTCCAGGTGCGTGAGTCGGCTAACGTTATTTTTACCGTTTCCCAGACCCTGCTGGATAAAGCTTCTAATCTGGCTGTCGGGTTTGACGATCTGGCCACTGGGCGTGCGATTAACACCCTGATTGGTTATGTGCTGGGTGCTTTGGCGCTTGGTTCGATCATTCTCATCGGCCTGGTGATGGTGCGGGAAACCAACCGTCGTCTGGCGTCCACCGCTGAGAAAAACGAACGTAACCAGGCGGCGATTTTGCGACTGCTCGACGAAATCGCTGACCTCGCCGACGGTGACTTGACGGTGGCGGCGACGGTAACCGAAGACTTTACCGGTGCCATCGCTGACTCCATCAACTACTCCATCGACCAGTTGCGTGATCTGGTAGCCACCATCAACCTGACCGCTGTTCAGGTAGCGGGTGCGGCCCAGGAAACCCAGGCCACGGCGATGCACTTGGCTGAAGCTTCCGAGCACCAGGCTCAGGAGATTGCCGGTGCTTCCGCGGCCATCAACGAAATGGCTGTGTCGATTGACCAGGTATCGGCGAACGCCTCGGAGTCGTCCGCGGTAGCAGAACGTTCCGTAGCCATCGCCAACAAGGGTAACGAAGTCGTACACAACACAATCACCGGCATGGATAACATCCGTGAGCAGATCCAGGACACCTCGAAGCGAATTAAGCGCCTCGGTGAGTCGTCCCAGGAGATTGGTGACATCGTTAGCCTGATTAATGACATTGCTGACCAGACCAACATCCTCGCACTGAACGCCGCGATCCAGGCCTCCATGGCGGGTGACGCAGGCCGAGGCTTCGCCGTGGTAGCGGACGAAGTACAACGCCTCGCAGAACGTTCTTCTGCTGCAACCAAGCAGATCGAGGCGCTGGTTAAGACGATTCAGACCGACACCAACGAAGCCGTTATCTCGATGGAACAAACGACGTCCGAAGTGGTGCGCGGTGCTCGTCTGGCGCAGGACGCCGGGGTGGCACTGGAAGAGATCGAGAAGGTATCCAAGACCCTCGCGGCCTTGATTCAGAACATCTCCAACGCGGCTCGCCAACAGGCATCGTCGGCGGGCCACATTTCCAACACGATGAACGTCATCCAGGAAATTACCTCGCAGACCTCGTCCGGTACCACCGCAACCGCCAAGAGCATTGGTAACTTGGCCAAGATGGCCAGTGAGATGCGCAAGTCGGTATCCGGCTTTACCTTGCCGGGTGGGGAACAGGCTTAA
- a CDS encoding chemotaxis protein CheW — translation MSDAQTPFQTLQDIDRLCRSLAAGLPSQQAVVQTWSGIGFRMGERFFVAPMGEVGEVLHEPRHTLLPGVKSWVKGVANVRGRLLPVMDLCGFFGNELSPLRKKRRVLVVDHQEVFAGLTVDEVFGMQHFPVDTFSEQLPPLEASITPFIHGVFQREQPWLVFSPHALAQNPGFLDVAY, via the coding sequence ATGTCGGACGCGCAAACACCTTTTCAAACCCTTCAGGATATCGACAGGCTTTGTCGTTCGCTTGCGGCAGGCTTGCCTTCGCAGCAAGCGGTCGTGCAGACCTGGAGTGGTATCGGTTTTCGCATGGGCGAACGTTTTTTTGTTGCGCCCATGGGCGAGGTTGGCGAGGTGTTACATGAGCCGCGCCATACGCTGTTGCCCGGTGTTAAAAGCTGGGTCAAAGGCGTGGCCAACGTGCGTGGCCGTTTGTTGCCGGTGATGGATCTGTGTGGTTTCTTCGGCAATGAGCTGTCGCCGCTACGCAAAAAACGCCGAGTGCTGGTGGTTGACCATCAGGAGGTCTTTGCCGGCCTCACGGTCGATGAAGTATTCGGTATGCAACATTTTCCTGTGGACACCTTTTCCGAGCAGCTACCGCCGCTCGAGGCGTCCATAACACCTTTTATCCACGGAGTATTTCAACGTGAACAGCCCTGGTTGGTGTTCAGCCCACACGCGCTGGCCCAGAATCCGGGTTTTCTCGACGTGGCGTATTAA